One Rosa chinensis cultivar Old Blush chromosome 5, RchiOBHm-V2, whole genome shotgun sequence genomic region harbors:
- the LOC112201898 gene encoding uncharacterized protein LOC112201898: MRKFDPWPIFFKREWNRNWPFLAGFAITGALITKFSLGLTEEDAKNSPFVQRHKR; encoded by the exons ATGAGGAAGTTCGATCCATGGCCGATTTTCTTCAAGCGAGAATGGAACCGGAACTGGCCTTTCCTGGCTGGGTTCGCCATAACCGGAGCCCTCATCACCAAGTTCTCTCTCGGCCTCACTg AGGAAGATGCCAAGAACTCACCCTTCGTTCAGAGGCACAAGAG gTGA
- the LOC112165421 gene encoding UDP-glucuronic acid decarboxylase 5 isoform X2 — translation MSSNMRILVTGGAGFIGSHLVDRLMENEKNEVIVVDNYFTGSKDNLKKWIGHPRFELIRHDVTETLLVEVDRIYHLACPASPIFYKYNPVKTIKTNVIGTLNMLGLAKRVGARILLTSTSEVYGDPLVHPQPESYWGNVNPIGVRSCYDEGKRVAETLMFDYHRQHGIEIRIARIFNTYGPRMNIDDGRVVSNFIAQALRDEPLTVQNPGTQTRSFCYVSDMVDGLIRLMEGEHTGPINIGNPGEFTMLELAETVKELINPQVEIKRVENTPDDPRQRKPDITKAKELLGWEPKIKLREGLPLMEEDFRLRLGAAKKN, via the exons ATGTCT TCCAATATGAGAATCTTGGTTACTGGAGGAGCTGGATTCATTGGTTCTCACCTGGTTGACAGATTaatggaaaatgaaaagaatgaG GTTATTGTTGTTGATAACTACTTCACTGGCTCCAAGGACAATCTTAAAAAATGGATTGGTCATCCCAGATTTGAGCTTATTCGTCATG ATGTCACTGAAACATTGTTGGTTGAGGTTGATCGGATATACCATCTTGCATGCCCAGCTTCTCCAATTTTCTACAAATATAATCCTGTAAAG ACAATAAAAACAAATGTGATTGGCACTCTAAACATGCTTGGACTTGCCAAGCGAGTTGGAGCGAG GATTTTACTGACATCAACTTCAGAGGTATATGGAGACCCCCTTGTGCACCCACAACCTGAAAGCTATTGGGGTAATGTTAACCCAATTG GAGTGAGGAGCTGCTATGATGAGGGCAAGCGAGTTGCTgagaccttgatgtttgactaTCATCGGCAACATGGGATAG AAATACGCATTGCCAGAATCTTCAACACATATGGCCCTCGCATGAATATTGATGATGGGCGTGTAGTGAGCAACTTTATAGCACAAGCACTTCG AGATGAACCATTGACGGTCCAAAACCCTGGAACTCAAACTCGCAGTTTCTGTTACGTCTCTGACATG GTTGATGGCCTCATCCGTCTCATGGAAGGAGAGCACACTGGACCCATAAACATTGGAAACCCAG GTGAATTTACGATGCTTGAACTCGCAGAGACAGTGAAGGAG CTCATCAACCCGCAAGTAGAGATTAAGAGGGTGGAGAACACTCCTGATGATCCAAGACAAAGGAAACCCGACATCACAAAGGCAAAAGAATTGCTGGGATGGGAGCCAAAAATAAAGTTGAGGGAAGGTCTGCCTCTAATGGAGGAGGATTTCCGTCTGAGGCTCGGGGCAGCCAAAAAGAACTGA
- the LOC112165421 gene encoding UDP-glucuronic acid decarboxylase 6 isoform X1, which yields MATNSSNGDHQTTTKPPPLPSPLRFSKFFQSNMRILVTGGAGFIGSHLVDRLMENEKNEVIVVDNYFTGSKDNLKKWIGHPRFELIRHDVTETLLVEVDRIYHLACPASPIFYKYNPVKTIKTNVIGTLNMLGLAKRVGARILLTSTSEVYGDPLVHPQPESYWGNVNPIGVRSCYDEGKRVAETLMFDYHRQHGIEIRIARIFNTYGPRMNIDDGRVVSNFIAQALRDEPLTVQNPGTQTRSFCYVSDMVDGLIRLMEGEHTGPINIGNPGEFTMLELAETVKELINPQVEIKRVENTPDDPRQRKPDITKAKELLGWEPKIKLREGLPLMEEDFRLRLGAAKKN from the exons ATGGCAACCAATTCTTCCAATGGGGATCACCAGACTACAACAAAGCCGCCTCCTTTGCCATCCCCTCTGcgtttttccaaattttttcaG TCCAATATGAGAATCTTGGTTACTGGAGGAGCTGGATTCATTGGTTCTCACCTGGTTGACAGATTaatggaaaatgaaaagaatgaG GTTATTGTTGTTGATAACTACTTCACTGGCTCCAAGGACAATCTTAAAAAATGGATTGGTCATCCCAGATTTGAGCTTATTCGTCATG ATGTCACTGAAACATTGTTGGTTGAGGTTGATCGGATATACCATCTTGCATGCCCAGCTTCTCCAATTTTCTACAAATATAATCCTGTAAAG ACAATAAAAACAAATGTGATTGGCACTCTAAACATGCTTGGACTTGCCAAGCGAGTTGGAGCGAG GATTTTACTGACATCAACTTCAGAGGTATATGGAGACCCCCTTGTGCACCCACAACCTGAAAGCTATTGGGGTAATGTTAACCCAATTG GAGTGAGGAGCTGCTATGATGAGGGCAAGCGAGTTGCTgagaccttgatgtttgactaTCATCGGCAACATGGGATAG AAATACGCATTGCCAGAATCTTCAACACATATGGCCCTCGCATGAATATTGATGATGGGCGTGTAGTGAGCAACTTTATAGCACAAGCACTTCG AGATGAACCATTGACGGTCCAAAACCCTGGAACTCAAACTCGCAGTTTCTGTTACGTCTCTGACATG GTTGATGGCCTCATCCGTCTCATGGAAGGAGAGCACACTGGACCCATAAACATTGGAAACCCAG GTGAATTTACGATGCTTGAACTCGCAGAGACAGTGAAGGAG CTCATCAACCCGCAAGTAGAGATTAAGAGGGTGGAGAACACTCCTGATGATCCAAGACAAAGGAAACCCGACATCACAAAGGCAAAAGAATTGCTGGGATGGGAGCCAAAAATAAAGTTGAGGGAAGGTCTGCCTCTAATGGAGGAGGATTTCCGTCTGAGGCTCGGGGCAGCCAAAAAGAACTGA
- the LOC112165421 gene encoding UDP-glucuronic acid decarboxylase 5 isoform X3, translating into MRILVTGGAGFIGSHLVDRLMENEKNEVIVVDNYFTGSKDNLKKWIGHPRFELIRHDVTETLLVEVDRIYHLACPASPIFYKYNPVKTIKTNVIGTLNMLGLAKRVGARILLTSTSEVYGDPLVHPQPESYWGNVNPIGVRSCYDEGKRVAETLMFDYHRQHGIEIRIARIFNTYGPRMNIDDGRVVSNFIAQALRDEPLTVQNPGTQTRSFCYVSDMVDGLIRLMEGEHTGPINIGNPGEFTMLELAETVKELINPQVEIKRVENTPDDPRQRKPDITKAKELLGWEPKIKLREGLPLMEEDFRLRLGAAKKN; encoded by the exons ATGAGAATCTTGGTTACTGGAGGAGCTGGATTCATTGGTTCTCACCTGGTTGACAGATTaatggaaaatgaaaagaatgaG GTTATTGTTGTTGATAACTACTTCACTGGCTCCAAGGACAATCTTAAAAAATGGATTGGTCATCCCAGATTTGAGCTTATTCGTCATG ATGTCACTGAAACATTGTTGGTTGAGGTTGATCGGATATACCATCTTGCATGCCCAGCTTCTCCAATTTTCTACAAATATAATCCTGTAAAG ACAATAAAAACAAATGTGATTGGCACTCTAAACATGCTTGGACTTGCCAAGCGAGTTGGAGCGAG GATTTTACTGACATCAACTTCAGAGGTATATGGAGACCCCCTTGTGCACCCACAACCTGAAAGCTATTGGGGTAATGTTAACCCAATTG GAGTGAGGAGCTGCTATGATGAGGGCAAGCGAGTTGCTgagaccttgatgtttgactaTCATCGGCAACATGGGATAG AAATACGCATTGCCAGAATCTTCAACACATATGGCCCTCGCATGAATATTGATGATGGGCGTGTAGTGAGCAACTTTATAGCACAAGCACTTCG AGATGAACCATTGACGGTCCAAAACCCTGGAACTCAAACTCGCAGTTTCTGTTACGTCTCTGACATG GTTGATGGCCTCATCCGTCTCATGGAAGGAGAGCACACTGGACCCATAAACATTGGAAACCCAG GTGAATTTACGATGCTTGAACTCGCAGAGACAGTGAAGGAG CTCATCAACCCGCAAGTAGAGATTAAGAGGGTGGAGAACACTCCTGATGATCCAAGACAAAGGAAACCCGACATCACAAAGGCAAAAGAATTGCTGGGATGGGAGCCAAAAATAAAGTTGAGGGAAGGTCTGCCTCTAATGGAGGAGGATTTCCGTCTGAGGCTCGGGGCAGCCAAAAAGAACTGA